One Danio aesculapii chromosome 11, fDanAes4.1, whole genome shotgun sequence genomic region harbors:
- the LOC130237682 gene encoding protein ATP6V1FNB produces MRNLLTTNEQNFYRELILKEAYTRLAWKVKYSKEYPSIFTSRRPKSIGLFNPPPADKLILPPVVEPREKQRAAQVRRSLSEAPLMRPVSPQTSGALYQGISTEGKGRLLYLRKRAQKGPEEKFDYPILSSWDYGWRLGDFETDCRTPANGRSGVVKSAFYARNGIFNIPAATDQLG; encoded by the exons ATGAGGAACCTGCTGACCACAAACGAGCAGAACTTTTACCGTGAGCTCATTCTGAAGGAGGCTTACACACGCCTGGCATGGAAGGTGAAATACAGTAAGGAATACCCGAGTATTTTCACGTCTCGCAGACCCAAATCCATTGGGCTTTTTAACCCTCCACCTGCCGATAAACTCATTTTACCGCCTGTTGTGGAACCGCGGGAAAAGCAGCGCGCAGCGCAGGTGCGGCGGTCCCTTAGTGAGGCTCCTCTTATGAGACCCGTGAGCCCGCAGACCTCTGGCGCTCTTTATCAGGGAATCTCCACCGAGGGCAAAGGAAGACTCCTGTACCTGAGGAAAAGGGCTCAAAAGGGCCCAGAGGAGAAGTTTGACTACCCCATACTCTCCTCCTGGGATTATGGATGGAGACTAG GTGACTTTGAAACTGACTGCAGGACTCCAGCCAATGGGAGATCTGGCGTGGTAAAGAGTGCTTTCTACGCCAGGAATGGCATTTTTAATATTCCCGCAGCCACTGATCAACTCGGATga